The following proteins are co-located in the Microbacterium immunditiarum genome:
- a CDS encoding phosphoketolase produces the protein MPIDDATLDALDTWWRAANYLGAAQIYLLDNPLLRRPLTRDDIKPRLLGHFGTVPGLNLIYAHLNRAIRERDLDALYIAGPGHGGPAMVASAYLDGTYTEKYPEVTRDEEGMRRLFRQFSFPGGIPSHAAPETPGSIHEGGELGYSLSHAFGAAFDNPGLTVVCVVGDGEAETGPAAIGWHSNKFLHPVNDGTVLPILHLNGWKIANPTVLARIPEDELRALFEGYGYDPIPVEFTAGEDHREVHRRFAEVIDDALDRIAAIRENARGGDLTRPRWPMIILRSPKGWTGPREVDGDPIEGTWRAHQVPLAGVRDSPEHLAQLEQWLRSYRPDDLFDESGAPIPLATALAPEGNRRMSASPHTSGGVRHPIVVPDFRDYAVEVDESRRGATDAEATRVLGVMLADVIRRNPTSFRLFGPDEVASNRLAPPVYKATAKQWVAEMLLVDRDLATAGRVMEMLSEHQCQGWLEGYVLTGRHGVFTSYEAFVHIVDSMFNQHAKWLEAARAVPWREPIPSFNYLLSSHVWRQDHNGFTHQDPGFLDVAVNKSAQVVRVYLPFDANTLLSTYDHCLRSLGYVNVVIAGKQPHPQWLTMDEAIRHCTRGLGIFEWAGTEVSGEAPDLVLAAAGDVPTLEVLAAAALLREGIPELKVRVVNVVDLMRLLSEHEHPHGLSDADYDAIFTSDRPVIFAFHGYPWLVHRLAYKRHGHPFLHVRGYKEKGTTTTPFDMVMLNDLDRYQLAIDAIDRVPGLAEKHATFRQRLVDDRIRARMYTREHGEDIPEVADWRWST, from the coding sequence CCTGCTCGGCCATTTCGGCACGGTGCCGGGGCTGAACCTCATCTACGCGCACCTGAACCGCGCGATCCGGGAGCGTGACCTCGACGCGCTGTACATCGCCGGTCCCGGTCACGGCGGTCCGGCCATGGTCGCGAGCGCGTACCTCGACGGCACCTACACCGAGAAGTATCCCGAGGTGACGCGTGACGAAGAGGGCATGCGGCGGCTCTTCCGCCAGTTCTCGTTCCCCGGCGGCATCCCGAGCCACGCGGCGCCCGAGACACCGGGGTCGATCCACGAGGGCGGCGAGCTCGGATACTCCCTCTCTCACGCCTTCGGCGCCGCGTTCGACAACCCCGGCCTGACCGTCGTGTGCGTCGTGGGCGACGGAGAGGCCGAGACGGGTCCCGCGGCGATCGGCTGGCACTCGAACAAGTTCCTGCACCCCGTCAACGACGGCACGGTGCTGCCGATCCTGCACCTGAACGGGTGGAAGATCGCCAATCCGACGGTGCTCGCGCGCATCCCCGAAGACGAGTTGCGCGCGCTGTTCGAGGGGTACGGCTACGATCCCATCCCCGTCGAGTTCACCGCCGGCGAAGACCACCGCGAAGTGCACCGGCGGTTCGCGGAGGTGATCGACGACGCGCTCGACCGCATCGCGGCGATCCGCGAGAACGCCCGCGGCGGCGACCTCACGCGTCCGCGCTGGCCGATGATCATCCTGCGCTCGCCGAAGGGCTGGACCGGCCCGCGCGAGGTCGACGGAGACCCCATCGAGGGCACGTGGCGCGCGCACCAGGTGCCGCTCGCGGGTGTGCGCGACAGCCCCGAGCACCTCGCGCAGCTCGAGCAGTGGCTGCGCTCGTACCGCCCCGACGACCTGTTCGACGAGTCGGGTGCTCCGATCCCGCTCGCGACCGCCCTCGCGCCCGAGGGCAATCGCCGAATGAGCGCTTCGCCCCACACGAGCGGCGGGGTGCGGCATCCGATCGTCGTTCCCGACTTCCGCGACTACGCGGTCGAGGTCGACGAGAGCAGGCGAGGGGCGACGGATGCCGAGGCGACCCGTGTGCTCGGAGTGATGCTCGCCGACGTGATCCGGCGCAATCCCACGAGCTTCCGGCTCTTCGGCCCCGACGAGGTGGCGTCGAACCGGCTCGCACCGCCCGTGTACAAGGCGACCGCGAAGCAATGGGTCGCCGAGATGCTCCTGGTCGACCGCGACCTCGCGACGGCGGGTCGCGTCATGGAGATGCTCAGCGAGCACCAGTGCCAGGGATGGCTCGAGGGGTACGTGCTCACGGGCCGGCACGGCGTCTTCACGTCGTACGAGGCGTTCGTGCACATCGTCGACTCGATGTTCAACCAGCACGCGAAGTGGCTCGAGGCGGCGCGGGCCGTGCCGTGGCGCGAGCCGATCCCGAGCTTCAACTACCTGCTGTCGAGCCACGTGTGGCGGCAGGACCACAACGGCTTCACGCACCAGGACCCCGGATTCCTCGACGTCGCCGTCAACAAGAGCGCGCAGGTCGTGCGGGTGTACCTGCCCTTCGACGCCAACACGCTGCTCTCGACGTACGACCACTGCCTGCGCTCGCTCGGCTATGTCAACGTCGTTATCGCGGGCAAGCAGCCGCATCCGCAGTGGCTCACGATGGACGAGGCCATCCGTCACTGCACGCGCGGCCTCGGCATCTTCGAGTGGGCGGGCACAGAGGTCTCGGGGGAGGCGCCGGACCTCGTGCTCGCCGCCGCGGGCGACGTGCCGACGCTCGAGGTGCTCGCGGCCGCGGCGCTGCTGCGCGAGGGCATTCCGGAGTTGAAGGTGCGTGTGGTCAACGTCGTCGATCTCATGCGGCTGCTGTCCGAGCACGAGCATCCGCATGGCCTGTCGGATGCCGACTACGACGCGATCTTCACGTCGGATCGGCCCGTCATCTTCGCGTTCCACGGCTACCCGTGGCTCGTGCACCGGCTCGCGTACAAGCGGCACGGGCATCCGTTCCTGCACGTGCGCGGCTACAAGGAGAAGGGCACGACGACCACGCCGTTCGACATGGTCATGCTCAACGACCTCGACCGGTACCAGCTCGCGATCGACGCGATCGACCGCGTGCCCGGACTCGCCGAGAAGCACGCGACGTTCCGCCAGAGGCTCGTCGACGACCGCATCCGCGCCCGCATGTACACGCGAGAGCACGGGGAGGACATTCCCGAGGTCGCCGACTGGCGCTGGTCGACCTGA
- a CDS encoding PadR family transcriptional regulator — protein sequence MSGSFMGDPWGSRHRGGGYGKPGGAGGGIWDAMEQLRDVFEQRFSPPRMGRGDVRAAVLALLAEGPMHGYQIIREIEERSAGAWKPSPGSVYPTLQLLADEGLIVATESGGKKTYSLTDAGRAEAEASGAESAPWESQGMKDAAARTTALPKAGARLAQAVAQVVSSGSADQAQRAVEVLDEARRKLYSILAED from the coding sequence ATGAGCGGTTCATTCATGGGCGACCCGTGGGGTTCGCGTCACCGCGGAGGCGGCTACGGCAAGCCCGGCGGAGCCGGCGGCGGCATCTGGGATGCGATGGAGCAGCTGCGCGACGTGTTCGAGCAGCGGTTCTCCCCGCCCCGCATGGGCCGCGGCGACGTGCGCGCCGCGGTGCTCGCACTGCTGGCCGAGGGGCCGATGCACGGGTACCAGATCATCCGCGAGATCGAGGAGCGCAGCGCCGGCGCCTGGAAGCCGAGCCCGGGCTCGGTGTATCCGACGCTTCAGCTGCTGGCAGACGAGGGGCTCATCGTGGCGACCGAGTCGGGCGGCAAGAAGACGTACTCGCTGACCGACGCGGGGCGCGCCGAGGCCGAGGCATCCGGCGCCGAGTCGGCCCCGTGGGAGTCGCAGGGCATGAAGGACGCGGCCGCCCGCACGACCGCTCTGCCCAAGGCCGGAGCACGGCTCGCGCAGGCGGTCGCGCAGGTCGTGAGCAGCGGCAGCGCGGATCAGGCGCAGCGCGCGGTCGAGGTTCTCGACGAGGCCAGGCGTAAGCTCTACTCCATCCTCGCCGAGGACTGA
- a CDS encoding ABC1 kinase family protein: protein MADPGSARARYRRILWFAARTIAQTWWFELILPRIGFAESVARGRAARLQGIAQRFHALAVELGGLMIKVGQFMSSRLDVLPPEITKELAGLQDEVPPVEFGLIRELAEAELDIPLERAFAFVDPVPVAAASLGQAHRARLTDAEAEDTGFAEVVVKVQRPGIERIIEVDLAALRRVAGWLSRVRFVAAHVDPPRLIAEFTNVSLQEVDYLHEAQNAERFAEDFADDARVGVPIVAWERTTPRVLTLSDVTAIKVNDVEGLRAAGIDPTEVAHTFARVMFDQFFEHGYFHADPHPGNIFVTQTGSRPDGTPEWRLTFVDFGMMGEVPDDLRHNLQHVLIAVASRNGKQLVDSIRRVGVLLPSADTAELERAMTALFARFGGMGFAQLQRVDPREFREFGTEFSDVVRSLPFQLPENFLLIIRAVSLTSGMCSSLDPEFNMWDAVEPYAAKLLREEQGNIVQSFAREALSVAGITARLPRRADDLMTKVENGQLTVDLSRMETRMRRLERLARRVISAVLFASLLIAGAVLRAQDYSLGTVLIVASALPLLHALFAGLGRRS from the coding sequence ATGGCCGATCCCGGCAGCGCCCGCGCCCGCTACCGCAGGATCCTCTGGTTCGCCGCGCGCACGATCGCGCAGACCTGGTGGTTTGAGCTCATCTTGCCGCGCATCGGATTCGCGGAGTCTGTCGCGCGCGGGCGCGCGGCGCGTCTTCAAGGCATCGCCCAGCGCTTCCACGCGCTCGCGGTCGAGCTGGGCGGCCTCATGATCAAGGTCGGGCAGTTCATGTCGTCGCGACTCGACGTGCTGCCGCCCGAGATCACGAAGGAGCTCGCGGGCCTCCAAGACGAAGTGCCGCCGGTCGAGTTCGGGCTCATCCGCGAGCTCGCCGAAGCAGAGCTGGACATCCCGCTCGAGCGCGCCTTCGCCTTCGTCGACCCCGTCCCCGTCGCGGCGGCGTCGCTCGGGCAGGCGCATCGGGCGAGGCTGACGGATGCCGAGGCCGAAGACACCGGGTTCGCCGAGGTCGTCGTGAAGGTGCAGCGGCCCGGCATCGAGCGGATCATCGAGGTCGACCTCGCCGCGCTGCGCCGGGTGGCCGGATGGCTCAGCCGCGTCCGCTTCGTGGCGGCGCACGTCGACCCTCCGCGGCTCATCGCCGAGTTCACGAACGTGAGCCTGCAGGAGGTCGACTACCTGCACGAGGCGCAGAACGCCGAACGGTTCGCCGAGGACTTCGCCGACGACGCTCGTGTCGGCGTGCCGATCGTCGCGTGGGAGCGCACGACACCTCGTGTGCTGACGCTGTCGGACGTCACCGCCATCAAGGTCAACGACGTCGAGGGCCTGCGCGCGGCGGGGATCGACCCGACCGAGGTCGCGCACACGTTCGCGCGCGTGATGTTCGACCAGTTCTTCGAGCACGGGTACTTCCACGCCGACCCGCACCCGGGCAACATCTTCGTCACGCAGACAGGCTCCAGGCCGGACGGCACTCCCGAGTGGCGGCTCACGTTCGTCGACTTCGGCATGATGGGCGAGGTCCCCGACGACCTTCGCCACAACCTGCAGCATGTGCTCATCGCGGTCGCCTCGCGCAACGGGAAGCAGCTCGTCGACAGCATCCGTCGCGTCGGCGTCCTGCTGCCGTCGGCCGACACCGCCGAGCTCGAACGGGCGATGACGGCGCTGTTCGCGCGCTTCGGGGGAATGGGGTTCGCCCAGCTTCAGCGCGTCGATCCGCGTGAGTTCCGCGAGTTCGGGACCGAGTTCAGCGACGTCGTGCGGTCGCTGCCCTTCCAGCTTCCCGAGAACTTCCTGCTCATCATCCGCGCCGTCTCGCTCACGTCGGGGATGTGCAGCTCGCTCGATCCCGAGTTCAACATGTGGGATGCCGTCGAGCCCTACGCGGCGAAGCTCCTGCGCGAAGAGCAGGGCAACATCGTGCAGTCGTTCGCGCGCGAGGCGCTTTCGGTGGCCGGCATCACCGCGCGGCTCCCGCGCCGCGCCGACGATCTCATGACGAAGGTCGAGAACGGGCAGCTCACGGTCGACCTGAGCCGGATGGAGACACGGATGCGCCGCCTCGAGCGCCTCGCCAGGCGCGTGATCTCGGCGGTGCTCTTCGCGAGCCTGCTCATCGCAGGTGCGGTGCTGCGGGCCCAGGACTACAGTCTCGGCACGGTCCTGATCGTGGCATCCGCTCTGCCGCTCCTGCACGCGCTGTTCGCCGGCCTCGGACGGCGGAGCTGA
- a CDS encoding LuxR C-terminal-related transcriptional regulator, with the protein MSVNVSATSAGRSTPSAETPAVDRVFLVSGLPGSGRSHLLAAWAAAERARGRRVTTSPSEASADSVLIFDDADRAAPAERDALRALVERGEPVRAVLALSSWPGGAAAEWAAMLRPAGVVERCVPRVPDAELRGLASDLGGDAVEVDDVSGAGGHPGLVAAVAHVAAREGLTRLSDVPASGRVREGDVPLLAALDRETSDVLYVAALCGDAVEVRRTAHGLGLTPAETLRALVAAERAGILEPGAESWRFGHAWLADILIAGRTAAEARSRHSLIAEGLLAEGGDPLAITHHLLASDDRSTSAVSWLIEEATQRISEDPLSAVQILETLMATAPPRFALREQARRVLARALAAAGRAPDVERLVESALADGGGKSESIPLLIHLSEALLLGDDVRKSVDVLAAAATASGAAHEHDRLMAVRSFHRVLAGELQAGESEAEEARRRGQASGDDVGESIALSALAHVAYYRGDIRTATRLADEAVRHADRGDSDEARRRSRYELGMFLIHADEPDRAAAVFERERERSDGNSASWHLPLPHVGLGLLAFHRGRWDEATARLSDALRFGEQVSTRWESWAARAHLAAMAIDRGRLDEARVHLDAIELEDANTPHHSLDAVLWARALMADALGQPREAFDLLRRATDLIVDYGVVSRLRWLAPDLVRIARRLDRTRECRDVLPLLDEVASRAQAPYITAAALRTRALHEGDSVLAIRAVEVLRDAYRPVELAATAVDAARLCTETRADAASAAELFREARMIYHDVGAAGRVAALRDEMRAHGFFTLQDRKVRVADGPASLTPAERRVADLVGRGMSNPAIAQTLSISPRTVETHVAHIFTKLGIKSRVELAVRAAGGLVS; encoded by the coding sequence GTGTCTGTGAACGTGTCTGCGACGTCGGCGGGGCGTTCGACGCCGTCGGCGGAGACCCCGGCCGTGGATCGCGTCTTCCTCGTCAGCGGCCTGCCGGGATCGGGGCGCAGCCACCTGCTCGCGGCCTGGGCCGCGGCGGAGCGCGCACGAGGCCGGCGGGTGACGACCTCCCCCTCCGAGGCTAGCGCGGACTCCGTGCTGATCTTCGACGACGCGGATCGCGCGGCACCCGCCGAGCGGGACGCGCTGCGCGCTCTCGTGGAGCGCGGCGAGCCGGTGCGCGCCGTCCTCGCCCTCTCGTCGTGGCCGGGCGGTGCTGCGGCCGAGTGGGCGGCGATGCTTCGGCCGGCCGGTGTCGTCGAGCGCTGCGTGCCCCGCGTGCCGGACGCGGAGCTGCGCGGGCTCGCGTCGGACCTCGGCGGCGACGCCGTCGAGGTGGACGACGTGTCGGGCGCCGGGGGCCACCCCGGGCTCGTCGCGGCGGTCGCGCACGTGGCGGCGCGGGAGGGGCTGACACGTCTCTCGGATGTCCCGGCGAGCGGCCGGGTCCGCGAGGGCGACGTGCCACTGCTGGCGGCCCTCGATCGCGAGACCTCCGACGTGCTGTACGTCGCCGCGCTATGCGGCGATGCGGTCGAGGTGCGCCGGACGGCGCACGGCCTCGGCCTCACTCCCGCCGAGACCCTCCGCGCGCTCGTCGCCGCCGAGCGCGCGGGGATCCTGGAGCCGGGCGCCGAGTCGTGGCGCTTCGGGCACGCGTGGCTCGCCGACATCCTCATCGCGGGCCGCACGGCGGCCGAGGCCCGCAGCCGGCATTCGCTGATCGCCGAGGGGCTGCTCGCCGAGGGAGGTGATCCGCTCGCGATCACGCACCACCTCCTCGCGTCCGATGACCGGAGCACGTCCGCGGTGAGCTGGCTCATCGAGGAGGCGACCCAGCGGATCTCGGAGGACCCACTGTCCGCCGTCCAGATCCTCGAGACGCTCATGGCGACCGCGCCGCCGCGCTTCGCCCTCCGCGAGCAGGCGCGGCGCGTGCTGGCGCGGGCCCTGGCGGCCGCGGGCCGCGCGCCCGACGTCGAGAGGCTCGTCGAGTCCGCCCTCGCCGACGGTGGCGGCAAGAGCGAGTCGATCCCCCTCCTCATCCATCTCAGCGAGGCGCTCCTGCTCGGCGACGACGTGCGCAAGTCGGTGGACGTCCTGGCGGCCGCCGCGACGGCGAGCGGCGCGGCGCACGAGCACGACCGGCTGATGGCGGTGCGCAGCTTCCACCGCGTGCTCGCCGGCGAGTTGCAGGCCGGCGAGTCCGAGGCGGAGGAGGCCCGCCGGCGCGGGCAGGCCTCCGGTGACGACGTCGGGGAGAGTATCGCCCTGAGCGCGCTCGCCCACGTCGCGTACTACCGCGGCGACATCCGCACGGCCACCCGGCTGGCCGACGAGGCCGTCCGCCACGCCGATCGGGGGGACTCGGACGAGGCTCGGCGCCGCTCGCGCTACGAGCTCGGGATGTTCCTCATCCACGCGGACGAGCCCGATCGCGCCGCCGCGGTCTTCGAGCGGGAGCGCGAGCGCTCGGACGGCAACTCCGCCTCATGGCACCTCCCGCTCCCCCACGTCGGACTCGGGCTGCTCGCCTTCCACCGCGGACGCTGGGATGAGGCCACGGCGCGTCTGTCGGACGCGCTGCGGTTCGGCGAACAGGTCTCCACCCGGTGGGAGTCGTGGGCGGCGCGCGCGCACCTGGCGGCCATGGCCATCGACCGAGGCAGGCTCGACGAGGCCCGCGTGCACCTGGACGCGATCGAGCTGGAGGATGCCAACACCCCGCATCACTCGCTGGATGCCGTGCTGTGGGCCCGCGCGCTCATGGCCGATGCCCTCGGACAGCCCCGCGAGGCGTTCGACCTGCTCCGCCGGGCGACGGACCTGATCGTCGACTACGGCGTCGTATCACGCCTGCGCTGGCTCGCGCCGGATCTGGTCCGCATCGCGCGGCGCCTGGATCGCACCCGGGAGTGCCGCGACGTGCTGCCGCTGCTCGACGAGGTCGCCTCGCGGGCGCAGGCGCCGTACATCACCGCTGCGGCACTGCGCACGCGGGCCCTGCATGAGGGCGACAGCGTCCTGGCGATCCGCGCCGTGGAGGTGCTCCGCGACGCCTACCGCCCGGTCGAGCTCGCCGCGACGGCCGTCGATGCGGCGCGCCTGTGCACCGAGACGCGTGCCGACGCCGCGAGCGCGGCTGAGCTGTTCCGCGAGGCGCGCATGATCTACCACGACGTCGGCGCGGCCGGCCGGGTCGCCGCACTGCGCGACGAGATGCGCGCGCACGGCTTCTTCACGTTGCAGGACCGGAAGGTCCGGGTCGCCGACGGCCCTGCCAGCCTCACGCCGGCGGAGCGCAGGGTCGCGGACCTGGTCGGACGCGGGATGTCGAACCCCGCGATCGCCCAGACGCTGTCGATCTCGCCTCGTACGGTCGAGACGCACGTCGCCCACATCTTCACGAAGCTGGGCATCAAGAGCCGGGTCGAGCTCGCCGTGCGCGCGGCGGGCGGCCTGGTCAGCTGA
- a CDS encoding sugar ABC transporter substrate-binding protein, with protein sequence MRTFTRKAAAVLSIAALMFTASACTPASTDSSSDSGSESAEGPRIAYLAAFTNHDWSQVGITAATEAAEAAGGTIEIFDAQSDPTKQYAQVQDIITSGRFDGMVIMPVDGPSLVPAVEEAVTAGLGVVDVAFPIGTDLATREPQVEGMVGSVVISPEQNGRVLADIVVEGCEGIDPCEVAVLPGSLTVSADAARVREIESVLAGVANVTIAAVQETGYTTDGAFAVAQTILTANPGLDLFVAIGSESVVGAERAVVDAGLQGKVALAGGACSSNATTAIEEGRFFACYRGTPVDDNRAAVELLIAWIAGETIENTSPDPGADSWPEVVTAKNLDGRVGQWTD encoded by the coding sequence ATGCGAACATTCACCAGGAAGGCGGCGGCGGTGCTCTCGATCGCCGCGCTGATGTTCACCGCAAGCGCCTGCACCCCGGCATCCACCGATTCGAGTTCCGACTCCGGTTCCGAGTCGGCTGAGGGCCCCCGTATCGCGTACCTCGCCGCTTTCACCAACCACGACTGGTCGCAGGTGGGCATCACCGCGGCGACCGAGGCCGCCGAGGCCGCCGGTGGGACGATCGAGATCTTCGACGCCCAGAGCGACCCCACCAAGCAGTACGCGCAGGTGCAGGACATCATCACGAGCGGCCGCTTCGACGGCATGGTGATCATGCCCGTCGACGGACCCAGCCTCGTGCCCGCGGTCGAGGAGGCCGTCACGGCCGGCCTCGGCGTCGTCGACGTCGCGTTCCCGATCGGCACCGACCTGGCCACGCGTGAGCCGCAGGTCGAGGGCATGGTCGGCTCGGTCGTCATCTCGCCCGAGCAGAACGGCCGCGTGCTGGCTGACATCGTCGTCGAGGGCTGCGAGGGCATCGACCCGTGCGAGGTCGCGGTCCTGCCCGGCTCCCTGACCGTCTCCGCCGACGCCGCGCGCGTGCGTGAGATCGAGTCGGTGCTCGCCGGCGTCGCGAACGTGACGATCGCCGCAGTCCAGGAGACCGGCTACACCACGGACGGCGCGTTCGCGGTGGCGCAGACGATCCTCACCGCCAACCCGGGTCTCGACCTGTTCGTCGCCATCGGCTCCGAGTCGGTCGTGGGCGCCGAGCGCGCCGTCGTCGACGCGGGCCTGCAGGGCAAGGTCGCGCTCGCGGGCGGCGCCTGCTCGTCCAACGCCACCACGGCGATCGAAGAGGGCCGCTTCTTCGCGTGCTACCGCGGGACGCCCGTCGACGACAACCGCGCCGCCGTCGAGCTCCTGATCGCCTGGATCGCCGGCGAGACGATCGAGAACACCAGCCCCGACCCGGGCGCCGACTCGTGGCCCGAGGTCGTGACCGCGAAGAACCTGGACGGCCGCGTCGGTCAGTGGACTGACTGA